In Anaerolineae bacterium, the DNA window CTTTTCCCTGAGGGCTTCTTTCTCCTTCTCTCCGAGGCGAAGGAAACGGACTATAGCCGCGATATCACCTCTGAGAGGTATAGAGCCATGCTGAAGGAGGGCATTCTTGCGACGGAGCTGGGCGCTACCTATGACCTTTTTGCCTTCACACTCTATCTCATAATCGGAAGGAGCTTCAAAGCACACGGGGCTTGGGAGATTACCCTGGCGGGGTGGTATTGCCTGATAGGGCTTCAAACCCAGAACTTCAAGACCTCTGAGAAGTCCATAACTTATCCTTCGGAAGGAATCCAGAACCCCCGTTCCGGCCAGAGGATGGGAGGCAGGCAGAACGACGGTGTAGGTGAGTTCGTGGTGATGGAGGATGGCTTTGCCTCCGGTAGGCCTGCGGACTATCTCAACGCCAGCTCTGTGGCATTCTTCAAGGTCTAACTCTTCCAGGATTGCTTGATTGAGGCCTACTGAAAGACATGGAGGTTCCCACCCATAGAAGCGCAGAGTAGGAGGAACAAGGCCTTCCGAAACAGCCTGAAGGATAGCCTCATCTATGGCCATATTGGTTGCTCCATCGGCAAAGCCGCTTACTACAAGCCGCCAGCTTTCGGCCATATGCCTGCCTCCATTATAGCGCGGCGAGTTTCAGCCGGGGACGGGGGGTAAGGAAAGTTGTATAGGGGGCCTGATGGGCGTTCGTTGTAGTAGGGACGGTTGCAATCGGGGCAGCCTGAAGTTCGGAAGGCTTCACCGCTGGAAAGAACTTCCAGGTCAAATGGAGGGAAAGCCATTAATTTGCCATCCCTGGAGAAGGAAAGCTCCTCAGCCCGGACCAGATTTTGGACTATGAGATAACGGGCTATCTGGATGCGTCTGTAGGAAGCGAGGGGAGGGGGTGGTGAGTTTTCCATCCTTGTTCCAGCCAGAGGGGTAAAGGCGAAAAGTCCTGTAATTACGCCCAGGTCATGCATCTTCTGAATCATCCGGATCATTTCTTCTTCTGTCTCGCCCAGGCCCACGATAAGGTGAACAGCTGCCCGACCGGGGTATTTGTAAGCTGTTTCTTCTATAAGGCTAAGGGCTTTTCCCCAGCCAGGCCCTTTGACCCGGGCGAAGACTCTTTCGGAGGCAGCATCCAGGCCAAAGCCTAGATGGTCAAGGCCGGCCTCGAACAGGATCTGAACTTCCCTGAAGTTCTGCGGGAGGAAAGCAGCATCTACAGGCAGAGGAGTCCTTTCCCTCAGTTTACGGACCAGCCTCACGGTTTTCTGGAAAGCTCCGGGGGAGTGGGTGACCTGAAGGCATATCCTCTTAAAGGGGCCGAGAGAACCCAGGGCTTCAAGTCTGGAAATTACTGTTTCTTCTGGGAAAGGGGGCCAGGAAATTCGTGAAAGGGAATAGGGCTTAGCGTTGCTGCTTCGGGCTTGCGAGCAAAAAGCGCAATCTCTCAGGCATTTGCCCCCCAGCATCAGGTAAGCGGTAGTAGGGGGGTGAGCCACTTTACCCAGTTTCAATCCCAGAGCTATGGCCGTTCCCAAGGAGATATTAACCATGGCGTTTATTTTATACCTCTTCCTGGCCCCTCTTGCAAACTCGTATTAGGCTGTTTAAAACTTCCCGACAGAACAGGATGGCTGAGATGCGACGGAGCTGAAAGTAGATTTTTCCGAACAAATGTTTTATGCTAAAATATAACCCGGGAAACGCTCAGGGGAGGGAAGATAAATTGGACTGGCGAGAATACGATGCTTCCAAGATTCAGGTTCTGGAAGGGCTAGAAGCTGTCCGCCGGCGTCCGGGAATGTACATAGGCTCAACGGACATCCGGGGCCTTCATCACCTCATCTATGAAGTGGTGGATAACGCAGTGGATGAGGCCCTGGCCGGCTTCTGCACCCACATTGAAGTCACCATCCTCCCCGATAGCTCCGTGAGGGTGGTGGACAACGGTCGTGGAATCCCTGTGGACATCCACCCTCAGACGGGGAAACCTGCTCTGGAAGTGGTCATGACTACCCTTCATGCTGGAGCTAAATTCGGGACCGGGAGCTATAAAGTGGCTTCGGGCCTCCACGGCGTTGGAGTATCTGCTGTAAATGCCCTTTCCGAATGGCTGGAAGTGGAAGTTAAAAGAGGGGGGTTCATCTACCACCAGCGCTACGAGCGGGGAAAGCCTGTGACCCCGGTAAGGAAAGTGGGCCGCACTAAGGACAGCGCCACGGGCACTACTGTCCACTTCCTGCCCGACAAAGAAGTCTTCCGGGAGATAAACTACAAATTTGAGACCCTGGCTCAAAGGTTCCGGGAAATGGCTTTCCTGACTAAGGGCTTGACTATAAAATTCCGGGATGAGCGGACGGACCAGGAAATGACCTTCTACTTCGAGGGCGGTATCCTGTCCTTCATCCGTTATCTCAACAAGAACCGCAAACCCCTCCACCCTCCCTTCTATGTGGAAAAAACCGTGAACGGGACACTGGTAGAGATTGCTCTCCAGTATACCGATGAGTTTTCAGAGTCGGTTTTCACTTTCGCCAACAACATAAATACGGTGGATGGCGGCACCCACCTCACAGGTTTCCGTTCTGCTCTCACCCGAACCCTCAACGAGTATGCCCGCAAACAGGGCTTGCTCAAAGAAAGTGACCCCAACCTTACAGGGGAAGACGTGAGGGAAGGGCTTACGGCAATCGTGAGCGTGAAACTTCCGGAACCTCAGTTTGAAAGCCAGACCAAAGCCAAGCTGGGGAACCCCGAAGTCAAAAGCCAGGTAGAAGCCGTAATGAGCGAGGCTTTCTCCAGGTGGCTTGAAGAGAACCCCAGGGGAGCCAGAGCCATCGTTGAAAAATGCCTGACCACATTCAGAGCCCGTGAAGCAGCCCGCAAAGCCAGGGACTTGGTCATCCGCAAAAGCGTGCTGGAAAGCATGACCCTTCCCGGCAAACTGGCTGATTGTTCCCTGAGGGATCCAGCTCAGACCGAGCTCTTCATAGTGGAAGGCGATTCCGCCGGAGGGTCAGCAAAGCAAGCACGAGACAGACGCTTCCAGGCTATACTCCCCATCCGGGGGAAAATCCTTAACGTGGAAAAAGCCCGGCTGGACAAAATCCTTGAGAACAACGAAGTCAAAGCCATAATCACAGCCCTGGGCACAGGGGTGGGGGAACAATTCAACATAGAAAACCTCCGCTACGGCCGAATAATCCTTCTCTGCGATGCCGACGTAGACGGCGCTCACATTCGCACCCTGCTTCTGACCCTGTTCTACCGCTACCTTCCACAAATCATTGAGCGGGGCCATCTCTACATAGCACAACCCCCTCTTTATCGTATCCAGGTAGGCAAGGAGCACTATTATGCCTACAATGAGGAGGAGAAAGAGAAGCTCATCCAAAAGTTCAAAGGGAAAGTAACTAACATCCAGCGCTACAAGGGCCTGGGGGAAATGAACCCGGAACAGTTGTGGGATACCACTCTAAATCCTGAGAAGCGCACCCTCTTACAGGTAACCATAGAAGATGCTGCCTCCGCCGACCGAACTTTCAGCATTTTGATGGGCTCCAGTGTTCCCCCACGCCGTCGTTTCATCCAAACTCATGCCCGTAAAGTGCGAAATCTGGATATATAAAGGAGGGAAAAAAGATGGATACCCGGAGGCGCAAAATCCTCAAGGGAGCAGCTGCTGGCGGAGCTCTTCTGACCCTGGGAGTCATAGGAGGGGTAGGCAGCTTCAAAGCGGGTCAGAACCTCGCTAAAGTTGAATACGAGCTGGAAATAGCCAAACTCCGCACCCTCATTAAACTCTATCAGGAACTGGATAAAATCGGGATAGACGCACTTCTTAAGACTGCCCTTAAGACCATAACGTTGCCTCTGGAAACAGTAAAAAAGGGGATTAGCGTGTTAAAGGAGGCAGTGGAGAAAGCCGAAGAGGCCCTGAGCAGACTCCTTTCGGCCTTGGCCCGGTGGCAGGAGCTCCTCAAAGAAGGAAAAGAGATTGTCCTGGAAATTGTTTCCTCTATGGAAGAAGCAGGCAAACTGATGGCCAGAGCCCTTGGCAAAATCCTTCCCTTCGCCGAAGCCGTTATAGAGTTCTTTGCCAGGCTGCTCCAGAAGTTGCCATTCGGGGCGGGCAAGGAACTTGGCGAAGCCCTTGAATCCGTAAAGACCCTCCTGAGGAACCTTCCACAGATCGTTGAAAGGATAAACCTGAAAATCTTCGGGGGCCTTGGAGAAGATATTAACCCCGGGGACAGTGGCAAAGCAAAGGTTGAGGAAGAGGTCTCAGAACCTATAAAACTTGGGCTCCTTGAACCCCTTAAGGTTTTCCTTGAGGATGTGATGGTCCTTGTGGATAGCATTGAAAGGGACTTTGCTACCCCCATAGAAACGGCTTTAGCCGAAAGGGCTAAAATCCGCCAGCAAATAGAGGAATTCCGTCGTCAGCACGGCCTGTAACGAGGGTGGAATTTTGCCTGTTAATTACGTGCTGGACCTGCGCATCGCTAATGAACACTTTCCTGGAATAGGACGGTATGGCATCAATCTGGCCTGGAAGATCCCAAAGTTCCTGGAAAAAGACGAGCGCCTGGTGCTCATCCGCGATCCTGGTCACTGCTCTTTCCCATTCCCTTCCGGGGATAAGGTGGAAACCTTTGACATTCCGAGCACTCCCTTTTCCCTCGCCCAGCAGTGGCTCATACCTCTGGCCCTGAAAAACCTGAAACCCTGCCTTTACCATAGTCTTTACTACGTAATGCCCTATAGGCCAGCTACCGTCACCCTCCTGACCGTTTACGATTTAATTCCCCTGCTTTATCCCCAGAGCGTCTCTCTTAGGGCGAGGCTCCTTTTCCGCTACCTCTTCCTTCTGGCTCTTTCTTCTTCCTCCGGAATTATCGTTGTATCCAATACCACCCTCAATGACCTTAAAGCTCGCTTCAAGATTGGCGGCAAGGGATTGGCAATGATCCCCCTTGCTGCTGACCCCGCCTTTCAGCCATGCCTCCCGCATGAAAGGGAGGCAGTTCGCCTCAAATACAAATTGCCGGAGCGTTTCATCCTTTTCGTAGGGAGCCACAAGCCTCACAAGAACCTTGAAAACCTCCTGAAAGCTTTTGCCCGAACGAGGGCGCGCACAAACGCAATTTTAGCGATAGCCGGTCCCGGGAGCCGTAACTCCTGGAGGTTAAGAGCCTTAGCCCAGAAATTGGGGCTGGAAAACTCCGTTCGCTGGCTCGGTCGCGTGCCCGATGACGACCTTCCAGCCCTCTACTCGGCTTCCGCTGCTTTTGTTTTTCCATCCCTCTATGAAGGCTTTGGCCTTCCGGTCCTGGAGGCCATGAGCTGTAGTGCTCCCGTAATTTGTTCGGACATCCCGGCTCTCAGAGAAGTGGCAGGGGAAGCTGCTTTCTACTTCAACCCACTTTCGCCCGATTCCATCGCCCAGGCCATTGATACGGTTATGGAAAATCAGGAGCTCCGAAAGGATTTAACAGAAAGGGGGCTTGCCAGGGCTGCCATGTTCTCGTGGGATAAATCAGCTCACCAGACCATTGCTTTTTACAGAAAAATCCTCGGATAAAGTTAATCTGGTCTTTGCTTCCATTGGTTGACACCTTAAATACCGGAAGGTATAATCCGTTAAAAACCATGCTTGCCGTCATAATTGTAAGCTATAACGTTCGTCAATACCTCGAGCGTTGTCTTGAATCGGTGCTGGCGGATTTCATGGCTTCCGGAGTGAAAGGAGCCATCTGGGTTTTTGACAATGCTTCGTCTGACGGAAGCCAGAGCATGATAAAGGAAAGATACCCCCAGGTCAAACTCCATGCCCATGAAACTAATGTGGGATTCGCCGCGGCCAATAACTTTGTAATGCGAGAACTCTTAGCTTCCCCATCCCCTCCCGATTATTTTTTCCTCCTTAATCCCGATACAGAGGTTCTCCCGGGAACAATCGGAGTGCTTCGGGAATTCATGGAGGAGAACCCAGGGGTGGCAGTAGCAAGTCCGAAGCTCCTGAACCCTGATGGCTCTCTGCAACCCTCAGCTTTCAGATTTCCGGGGCTTATCCAGACCTTTTTTGACTTTTTCCCCCTTCACCCTCGTCTTTACTCTTCTCTTCTGAATGGCCGTTACCCGGGCTTCCTCTACCGCAGGGGTAAACCTTTTTCCATAGACCACCCTTTGGGAGCTGCCATGCTGGTCCGCCGAAAAGCCGTAGAAGAAGTGGGCCTCATGGATGAAAGCTTCTTTATCTATTGCGAGGAGATTGACTGGTGTTTGCGGTTCAAAAAAGCTGGCTGGCTTATCTACTGTGTTCCCCAGGCCAGTGTAATTCACTACATTGCCAGAAGCACATCCCATTTTCCCCAGAGAGCGATGATAGAGCTCTGGAAAAGCCGCTACCGGTTTTACTCCAAGCACAAAGGGCCGTGGTTTCTCAGAGCTTTCCGCAAACTGGTGAAAATAGGGTTAGAGTTCAGGGCTATGACAGATTCAAGGCTGGCGAGGAAAGGTTTTATATCCCGGGAAGAACTCAGCACACGCCTGGATACATATAGAGCAATAAAGGAAACCTTGGGCTTATGAAGGGGATAACGGCTTTGGTGCTAACCTTAAACGAGGAGAAAAACATAGAGGAATGCCTCCAAACCCTCCTGTGGGCCGATAAACTCATCGTGCTGGATTCTGGAAGCTCTGATCGCACGGTGGAAATTGCCTGGAGGATGGGGGCAGAGGTTTTCTTTCACCCTTTCCAGAACTATGCAGACCAACGTAATTTTGCCCTCCAGCTGGTTCAAACAGATTGGGTTCTTTTTATAGATGCCGATGAAAGGGTGACGCCGGAGTTAGCTCAGGAGATAAGGGAAGCGGTGGAAAAGGAAAGCATTTGCGGATGGTGGATACCCCGAAAAAATTACATCTGCGGCCGGTGGGTCCGGCACGGGGGCTGGTATCCTGATTACCAGCTTCGTCTCCTGCGCCCTGAAAAAGCTCACTACGATTCCGCTTGGGAGGTCCATGAAATTGTAGTGGTTGAAGGGGGAACCGGCTACCTCCGCCACCACATTATCCACTATAACTACAGGACATGGCCGGAATTCATCGCTCGTCAGAAAGTTTACCTCCCCCTTGAGGTAAGGACATTGCGGAAACGAGGTATAAAGGCAAAACCCTGGAGCCCTTTTTCAATGCCTCTCAGGGAATTCTGGAGGCGATATTTCAAACTTGAGGGATATAAAGACGGCCTTTATGGCTTAATTTTGGCCTTGGCTATGGCCTTCTATACAATGCTGGCTTACACTCAACTCTTTCTTTCATCCTTCAGGTTAAAAGAGCCACGGGCCTGAAGGTTATCACACCTCTTTCAAATTTTACCCTGGGCAAGCCCCACCTATCGGTGGTAGGGTCTTCTACGGGATAACCCAGGGGGCCTTCTGCTCCGCCTTTTTCGTAAATGTAGTAGTCCCTTATGGGGCCCCACAGGATATAAGCTTTTGAGGTTCCATCCCTAAGCATTATTATAGACTTGAAAGAGCCATCGGGCGTTTTGAAATCCTGAACCCAACCATTTCCCCAGCGGTGAACGGGGACTCCTCCACCATTATCGAAGGGAAGACCGAGGACTTTTTCCCCACCATGCCTAAGGTAACATTCTACAATGGGCCAGTAAATGCGCCCGGAAGCATCCCTTCCCACTGACGGCGGAACATCCAGAAGCTCAGGGGTCCGGGATATGCTGGCCCATTCTTGGAACCGGTAGTATATGGGTTTGCGGGCAAGAGTTCCAAAGCCAGCCTGAGTGTAGAGGCCTTTTGTAGTGCCGGGGAAATCCCGCAGGCAGAACCAGATGGCTGCTCCTATTCTCTCATCTTTCAGTAAAGTGTAAAAAGCTGTCGCCATGGCGGCGGCTTGAAAATCATCGCCCTGCTCTGAATCCCAACCAATTTCGGAAATGTATATGCGCGTTGAGGTGTTCTTACCCTCATAAATCGTTATGCTTTCCCAAATGGCGTTGATGTAAGTCTGAAGAGTGTTCCGAATATAATCAACCCCTCTGTCTCTGGTCTGGCCTATGTAGGGGTGATAGCCAACCCCGTCAAGAGGATATGAGCCGAAAGCACTTTTTACTTCACCCCAGTTTAATTCCCTTATTCCGTAATAGTACATTTGACGCAGATAAGAGGCTCCGGTGTCGGCGCCGGTTGGAAGGTCATGGGCAAGAATAGGCCCAGAGATTATGCGGACGTTGAAAGAGGGCTTAACAGCCAGGTACACCTCCTTCTGGATGCGAGCCATCCAGTAGGGGTGGAAAAGGCTTGTAGTTCCTCCAAACCAGTTGTTGGGCTCGTTTATAAGCTCAAAAACCCAAACGCGGTCGCGGAAACGCTCAACAATTGTGTAAAAGTTATCCACATACCTCTTGATCCAATCTTCTGCCCCAGGGCCCGGGGCTTTGCGGCGGAAATTATCTCCAGGCCCAGGCTTCACCGATTCTAAACCGATCAAACCATATATCGCCACATTTCTGGCCAGAAGTCCGTCCACTATGGCGTCAAAGGTCTCAAACCATGTTCTTCTGCAGTATAGGGAGCGATCGGTGGGGGAATTCCAGGGCCCCAGGATGAAATTGAGGCGAACCATACTGGTTCTGGTATCGGCTATTATCCGGGGGTCAGCCATTTGGGGTGCTGGGCACCCATTGGGCTCAAGAGGGCTGTTGGCGTCAAGGCCTATTTTGGAAGAAGGTATAAGGGCCATGTTCTAAACTCCTCCAAGGATTTTATTGTAAACCTCAAAAGTTTGACGGGCTACAGCTTTCTGAGTAAACCTTTCCAGAACCCTTTCTCGTCCTTTCCGAGCCAGGTAAAGGCGCAGCCCCTCATCGTTCATAAGCTTTAGGATGGATTCCCGGAGAGCTTCCTCATCCCCTTCGGGAAACACGAGGCCAGCATCCCCTATGACGTTGGGTATTTCTCCGCAGGTGGAACCTATGACCGGAACTCCGCAGGCCATCGCCTCTATCAAAACCCGCCCGAACTGTTCCTTCCAGTTGGGTTTCGTTATGGATGGCAATACAAGGAGATCAAGCTGGCGGTAGAAGCCGGGTAGCTGAGAAGAAGGGAGGAAGCTTAAGAAATGGGTGCGCTGGGATAGTCCGAGGCTAAGAGCGAGCTCTTCTAACTCCCGGCGTTTTGGCCCTGTGCCCAGGATAAAAAGTTCCCACTCTCCGCCGATTCTGGCCATGGCTCTAAGGAGCAGGTGAACCCCCTTTTCTTCTACAAGCCTTCCTGCATAACCCACGATAAAGGGTTGGCCTCTTTCCCGGGCAGGATCAGGCTTAAAAATATCCTCATCCACTCCAAATTGTGGGATCAAGCTTATGCTCTTCTGGTATCCCTTGCGCCTCAGCACTTCCATAGCCTCCTGGTTTCCGGCGATGGCCCAGGAGGATTGGTGGTAATTGTATCGTTCAAACCAGGAGAAGGGCGGAGGGTAGCGGCGGTAGAGGTTCTGCCAGGTGAAAAATAGAGCTCTGGCTCCCAATTTTCTGGCCAGCACCATGGCTTGGAAAGTGGCCAGATTGTATGGCTCCTCGTCAATGTGGACCAGTTTTGGTTGGATTTTCCGCAGGTGGAAGGGCAGGCGCAGGTAAAAGTGGAGATGGTAATTCCCGTTAAAAATCAAGTCATCCACGAGCATTTTGTAATTTTCTTCCCCCTCTTCAAGGGGCAGAATCCCTCTCTCATCGCGCCAGTAGCGAGGAACTACCAGGAACATTTCAACTCCTAATTTCGCCAGTTCCTCCAGTTTTTTCCGGTAAACTTTGAAGACACAGGCTTTGGAAACCATCAGGACACGCATGCCATCTCCTTGAGCGCCGGCACTCCCTCAAGAACCCCCCACACCCCTCTTTCCGGTCCTTCAGAGTCTGGTCCCTTTTCCTCCCCGAGAGCTACTAAGCGCACAGGCGTGATAACGTTAGATAGAGGACATGGGCTGAAGGCGAAAACCCGAATGTAATTATCAGTGAGGCCGGAACACAGGAATTTTCCCTCCCGGTGTTCCGGTGTTTCCCACAGGACTTCCATTGTGCGGCCCAGGAAGCGCGATTGAAAAGCTCTTTCGCTTTCCTTGCCCACTTCGGCCACGAGCTTTTCTCTTTCCCTCTTAATTTTTCCGGAAACTTGGCCTTTCATAGCTGCGGCTGGGGTTCCAGGGCGTGGGGAATAGGGAAAAACATGGATGCGGGCAAACTCCATTTTCTTTATGAACTCAAGGCTCTGACGGAATTCCTCCCACGTTTCCCCTGGGAAACCCACCATTACATCGGTGGTTACAGCCAGGTCCGGAATCCACGATCGAGCTTCTTCCACAAGGTGGGCGTATTGGGCTGCAGTGTAACGTCGCCCCATTCTCTTTAAGGTTTCATCGCACCCGCTCTGGAGAGGAAGATGCAGGTGCCGACATAACCGGCGATCCTGCCATAGGGAGAAAAAGCCCGGAGGTATATCCCAGGGTTCTATGGAAGAAAGCCTCAACCGTTGAATTGGGGTTTCTTCCAGAACGGCCTTTATAAGGCTTGCCAGATCAACCCCCAGGTCACAGCCGTATCCCCCAAGGTGGATTCCAGTCAGTACCACTTCCTTATAGCCGGCCTCGGCTAACCTTTTCACCTCTTCTACCACTTCTGAAAGGGGGCGGCTTCTCTCCCGTCCTCTAGCCACCCGAATAATACAGTAAGTGCAGTAATTGTTGCATCCATCTTGAACTTTCACAAAGGCCCTGGTAGCTCCTGGGGAAGGGGATAGCGGAGGAGCCCACGGAGCCCTCGCTCCGACCAGAATCTGGGGCAGGAACTCCTTTTCCGAATTTTTAACCACAAGGCTGACCCCTTCAATGGAGTTTATCTCTTCCCGAGCAATTTCGGCGTAGCAACCTGTGACCACTATCTTAGCGGCCGGATTCAGGCGATGCATTCTCCTTATGAGCTGGCGGGATTTATGGGATGCAGCGCTGGTTACAGTGCAGGTGTTGATTACGATAAAGTCGGCCTCTTCAGGAGAAGAAATCTCATGCCCCAGAGCTACAAATTCCCGCTCCCAGGCCTCCTGCTCGCTCCTGTTGGTTTTGCACCCTAAGAAAGTAAGGAAAACTTTCATTTCTTTACAACCTTCTTTACGAACCGCTCAATCCTTCCCAGAGCCTCCTCAATCTTTTCATAGGCGGTAGCATAAGAGCAGCGGATAAACCCCTCCCCACACGCTCCGAAGGCATTGCCCGGCACTACGGCTACTTTTTCTTCGTAAAGGAGCCTTTCGGAGAACTCTTCTGAGCTGAGCCCAGTGGATTTTATGGAGGGGAAGGCGTAGAAGGCTCCTTTGGGCTCAAAACACTCCAGCCCGATTTCGTTCAGTCCGCTGACTATAAGGCGACGGCGGCGATCGTATTCAGCCACCATCTGGCGCACGTATTCTTCCCCGTTTCGGAGGGCCTCAAGAGCTGCCACCTGCGCAGTGGTAGGAGCACACATTATAGCATATTGATGGATTTTCCGAATCTGAGCCATTATGCTGGCAGGAGCACAGGCGTACCCTATCCGCCACCCTGTCATGGCGTAGGATTTGGAAAAACCTCCCAGAAGGATGGTCCTTTCCCTCATCCCCGGAAGGGAAGGGAAGCATGTATGCTCAACCCCATAAACCAAGCGGTCGTAAATTTCGTCAGATATTACCAGAAGGTCGTACTTCTCCGCAAGGGAAGCGATTTCCAGCAGCTTTTCCCGGCTCATAACGGCGCCCGTTGGGTTATTGGGATAGCCCAATAATATGGCCTTAGTGCGAGGTGTCACCTTCTCTTCGATCTGGCTGGCTGAGA includes these proteins:
- a CDS encoding lipoate--protein ligase family protein — translated: MAESWRLVVSGFADGATNMAIDEAILQAVSEGLVPPTLRFYGWEPPCLSVGLNQAILEELDLEECHRAGVEIVRRPTGGKAILHHHELTYTVVLPASHPLAGTGVLDSFRRISYGLLRGLEVLGLKPYQAIPPRQGNLPSPVCFEAPSDYEIECEGKKVIGSAQLRRKNALLQHGSIPLRGDIAAIVRFLRLGEKEKEALREKLRQRASTLSDLLGREITFEEATVAFIRGFREAFNLLLVPSSLTPFEEEQARSLRKKYSSEEWTFRLGGLK
- a CDS encoding radical SAM protein, whose translation is MVNISLGTAIALGLKLGKVAHPPTTAYLMLGGKCLRDCAFCSQARSSNAKPYSLSRISWPPFPEETVISRLEALGSLGPFKRICLQVTHSPGAFQKTVRLVRKLRERTPLPVDAAFLPQNFREVQILFEAGLDHLGFGLDAASERVFARVKGPGWGKALSLIEETAYKYPGRAAVHLIVGLGETEEEMIRMIQKMHDLGVITGLFAFTPLAGTRMENSPPPPLASYRRIQIARYLIVQNLVRAEELSFSRDGKLMAFPPFDLEVLSSGEAFRTSGCPDCNRPYYNERPSGPLYNFPYPPSPAETRRAIMEAGIWPKAGGL
- the gyrB gene encoding DNA topoisomerase (ATP-hydrolyzing) subunit B codes for the protein MLKYNPGNAQGREDKLDWREYDASKIQVLEGLEAVRRRPGMYIGSTDIRGLHHLIYEVVDNAVDEALAGFCTHIEVTILPDSSVRVVDNGRGIPVDIHPQTGKPALEVVMTTLHAGAKFGTGSYKVASGLHGVGVSAVNALSEWLEVEVKRGGFIYHQRYERGKPVTPVRKVGRTKDSATGTTVHFLPDKEVFREINYKFETLAQRFREMAFLTKGLTIKFRDERTDQEMTFYFEGGILSFIRYLNKNRKPLHPPFYVEKTVNGTLVEIALQYTDEFSESVFTFANNINTVDGGTHLTGFRSALTRTLNEYARKQGLLKESDPNLTGEDVREGLTAIVSVKLPEPQFESQTKAKLGNPEVKSQVEAVMSEAFSRWLEENPRGARAIVEKCLTTFRAREAARKARDLVIRKSVLESMTLPGKLADCSLRDPAQTELFIVEGDSAGGSAKQARDRRFQAILPIRGKILNVEKARLDKILENNEVKAIITALGTGVGEQFNIENLRYGRIILLCDADVDGAHIRTLLLTLFYRYLPQIIERGHLYIAQPPLYRIQVGKEHYYAYNEEEKEKLIQKFKGKVTNIQRYKGLGEMNPEQLWDTTLNPEKRTLLQVTIEDAASADRTFSILMGSSVPPRRRFIQTHARKVRNLDI
- a CDS encoding glycosyltransferase family 4 protein, yielding MPVNYVLDLRIANEHFPGIGRYGINLAWKIPKFLEKDERLVLIRDPGHCSFPFPSGDKVETFDIPSTPFSLAQQWLIPLALKNLKPCLYHSLYYVMPYRPATVTLLTVYDLIPLLYPQSVSLRARLLFRYLFLLALSSSSGIIVVSNTTLNDLKARFKIGGKGLAMIPLAADPAFQPCLPHEREAVRLKYKLPERFILFVGSHKPHKNLENLLKAFARTRARTNAILAIAGPGSRNSWRLRALAQKLGLENSVRWLGRVPDDDLPALYSASAAFVFPSLYEGFGLPVLEAMSCSAPVICSDIPALREVAGEAAFYFNPLSPDSIAQAIDTVMENQELRKDLTERGLARAAMFSWDKSAHQTIAFYRKILG
- a CDS encoding glycosyltransferase family 2 protein, whose protein sequence is MLAVIIVSYNVRQYLERCLESVLADFMASGVKGAIWVFDNASSDGSQSMIKERYPQVKLHAHETNVGFAAANNFVMRELLASPSPPDYFFLLNPDTEVLPGTIGVLREFMEENPGVAVASPKLLNPDGSLQPSAFRFPGLIQTFFDFFPLHPRLYSSLLNGRYPGFLYRRGKPFSIDHPLGAAMLVRRKAVEEVGLMDESFFIYCEEIDWCLRFKKAGWLIYCVPQASVIHYIARSTSHFPQRAMIELWKSRYRFYSKHKGPWFLRAFRKLVKIGLEFRAMTDSRLARKGFISREELSTRLDTYRAIKETLGL
- a CDS encoding glycosyltransferase family 2 protein → MKGITALVLTLNEEKNIEECLQTLLWADKLIVLDSGSSDRTVEIAWRMGAEVFFHPFQNYADQRNFALQLVQTDWVLFIDADERVTPELAQEIREAVEKESICGWWIPRKNYICGRWVRHGGWYPDYQLRLLRPEKAHYDSAWEVHEIVVVEGGTGYLRHHIIHYNYRTWPEFIARQKVYLPLEVRTLRKRGIKAKPWSPFSMPLREFWRRYFKLEGYKDGLYGLILALAMAFYTMLAYTQLFLSSFRLKEPRA
- a CDS encoding glycosyltransferase family 4 protein, which translates into the protein MRVLMVSKACVFKVYRKKLEELAKLGVEMFLVVPRYWRDERGILPLEEGEENYKMLVDDLIFNGNYHLHFYLRLPFHLRKIQPKLVHIDEEPYNLATFQAMVLARKLGARALFFTWQNLYRRYPPPFSWFERYNYHQSSWAIAGNQEAMEVLRRKGYQKSISLIPQFGVDEDIFKPDPARERGQPFIVGYAGRLVEEKGVHLLLRAMARIGGEWELFILGTGPKRRELEELALSLGLSQRTHFLSFLPSSQLPGFYRQLDLLVLPSITKPNWKEQFGRVLIEAMACGVPVIGSTCGEIPNVIGDAGLVFPEGDEEALRESILKLMNDEGLRLYLARKGRERVLERFTQKAVARQTFEVYNKILGGV
- the mtaB gene encoding tRNA (N(6)-L-threonylcarbamoyladenosine(37)-C(2))-methylthiotransferase MtaB produces the protein MKVFLTFLGCKTNRSEQEAWEREFVALGHEISSPEEADFIVINTCTVTSAASHKSRQLIRRMHRLNPAAKIVVTGCYAEIAREEINSIEGVSLVVKNSEKEFLPQILVGARAPWAPPLSPSPGATRAFVKVQDGCNNYCTYCIIRVARGRERSRPLSEVVEEVKRLAEAGYKEVVLTGIHLGGYGCDLGVDLASLIKAVLEETPIQRLRLSSIEPWDIPPGFFSLWQDRRLCRHLHLPLQSGCDETLKRMGRRYTAAQYAHLVEEARSWIPDLAVTTDVMVGFPGETWEEFRQSLEFIKKMEFARIHVFPYSPRPGTPAAAMKGQVSGKIKREREKLVAEVGKESERAFQSRFLGRTMEVLWETPEHREGKFLCSGLTDNYIRVFAFSPCPLSNVITPVRLVALGEEKGPDSEGPERGVWGVLEGVPALKEMACVS
- a CDS encoding aminotransferase class I/II-fold pyridoxal phosphate-dependent enzyme; its protein translation is MRDFTARRIREIPPSGIRRFFDIAATMKDVISLGIGEPDFVTPEPIIEAGIASLRRGETHYTSNSGILELREALSQHLEKLYGVKYDPETEILITVGVSEALHISLLATVEPGEEVIVVEPCFVAYKPAVIFAGGVPVVVETRLQDNFEVSASQIEEKVTPRTKAILLGYPNNPTGAVMSREKLLEIASLAEKYDLLVISDEIYDRLVYGVEHTCFPSLPGMRERTILLGGFSKSYAMTGWRIGYACAPASIMAQIRKIHQYAIMCAPTTAQVAALEALRNGEEYVRQMVAEYDRRRRLIVSGLNEIGLECFEPKGAFYAFPSIKSTGLSSEEFSERLLYEEKVAVVPGNAFGACGEGFIRCSYATAYEKIEEALGRIERFVKKVVKK